The following is a genomic window from Flavobacteriales bacterium.
GAAGCGGACGCCGGTGCTGAGCTCAGCGCCGAGCACATCCTGCAGCTTGGCCGCCAGGCCACGGGCCGCACTGGCCTTCAACTGCTCGTTGAGCTTGCGGTAGTCCACCGGCTGGTTATACACCACCACGGCCATCACGTCCACGGTGCCCACCGCATCAGCCTCCAGGCTGTGGTCGCTGGGGAAGAGGCGCGTGCCGGTGATGCCGCAGTAGGGCGAGTGCTTATCGGTGTATGGGAACAGGACGTAGCTGCTGCCATCGGTCTCCTCGCCGAAGAGGTAGGTGTAGCACTCGGTGTTGTTCGTCACCTCCACCTTGAAGCGGGTGCCCTTGGCGATGGGGCTCACCGTGCGGAAGACGTTGCCGCCGGTGCCGCGCAGCGCGATGTTGGACCCGGTGGCGTTGTCCACGAAGCCGAAGCGCAGGTCGAAGGAGGACGGCTTCACGTCCACGCCGTCGCCCTGTGGGTACACGGCATAAGCCTCCTTCCCGAAGTGGTATTCATGATCAAGAAGCCGCCGGATTCGCCGAACTTGTAGTCGTCGTAGCCCACCACACACATGGCGTGTCCGCCGAAGCCGGCCTGGGCGTAGTCGCGTTCGTTCGGCAGCCAGGCCTCCTGGCCCTCCATCTCCTGCATGAAGCTGCCGCCCACCATCATGCCGATCACGATGGGCGAACCCTGGGCCAGGTGCTGCTTCATAGCGAGCATGTCGGTGCGCTGCTCGTCGGCACCGAGGGTGAGGCGCTGGAAGCCCTTGATGCGGTACTGCCGCGCCTGCTGCCGCTCCTGGTCGCTGGGCTGCTTGCTGCAGCTCTGGTCGGTGTAGGCGAAGCGGCTGTAGGGAAGGACGCCGCCGTCGAGCATGTTCTCCATGGCGCGGTAGATGTAGCTGCCCTGGCAGTCGCTGTTATCGATCTTGATCTGGTTGTACAGGTAACTGGGGCTGAAGGCGTCCGCGGAGCCGGGCGTGGTGCCGGTGGCCCTGGCCTGTACGATGGTGCGCGCGGCGTAGGCACTGGCCCAGGCCA
Proteins encoded in this region:
- a CDS encoding C1 family peptidase, which produces MPIRMTPDDPQPRRSSPTPPRRGGGGGGGMGSLLPLLIGLLMKNPKLMLVVLVGFGLFYFLGGMKGCAGGGGGDMIGQLASFATGANFDPKLYDQAEVYEPLADNVKNPLPERVTLERFCPPRLNQGQQGSCVAWASAYAARTIVQARATGTTPGSADAFSPSYLYNQIKIDNSDCQGSYIYRAMENMLDGGVLPYSRFAYTDQSCSKQPSDQERQQARQYRIKGFQRLTLGADEQRTDMLAMKQHLAQGSPIVIGMMVGGSFMQEMEGQEAWLPNERDYAQAGFGGHAMCVVGYDDYKFGESGGFLIMNTTSGRRLMPCTHRATAWT